Proteins encoded by one window of Panicum virgatum strain AP13 chromosome 7N, P.virgatum_v5, whole genome shotgun sequence:
- the LOC120683376 gene encoding protein PYRICULARIA ORYZAE RESISTANCE 21-like, whose amino-acid sequence MPTVAITLDPSCCSCRSKIQKILCCIQERCGFVFEKVVYEKEKVLVTGPFDAIDLCCKLRCKAGCFFTKIEIVSPPPPPPTDKCKLIPYPYPYPCPYPYPQPACPSSCPTPPRPCQCHSCKPPPPPPPCPPPRPVCPLPPVCCPVPPPPCRPCLPAPCPVPPPVCPPPPVCCPVPPPPCPCPPWMPCQCRG is encoded by the exons ATGCCGACGGTAGCCATCACGCTGGACCCGTCATGCTGCAGCTGCAGAAGCAAGATTCAGAAGATCCTCTGCTGCATCCAAG AGCGTTGCGGGTTCGTCTTCGAGAAGGTGGTGTACGAGAAGGAGAAGGTGCTCGTCACCGGGCCCTTCGACGCCATCGACCTCTGCTGCAAGCTCCGGTGCAAGGCCGGCTGTTTCTTCACCAAAATCGAGAtcgtgtcgccgccgccgccaccgccgaccgACAAGTGCAAGCTGATCCCGTACCCATATCCGTACCCGTGCCCTTACCCATACCCGCAGCCGGCGTGTCCGTCCAGCTGCCctacgccgccgcgcccctgccAGTGCCACTcctgcaagccgccgccgccgccaccgccatgccCCCCGCCTCGGCCGGTATGCCCGCTCCCACCGGTTTGCTGtccggtgcctccgccgccgtgccgcccgtgCCTGCCGGCACCATGCCCCGTGCCTCCGCCGGTCTGTCCGCCCCCACCGGTATGCTGtccggtgcctccgccgccgtgcccgtgcccgccCTGGATGCCGTGCCAGTGCCGCGGCTAG